The following coding sequences are from one Anguilla anguilla isolate fAngAng1 chromosome 12, fAngAng1.pri, whole genome shotgun sequence window:
- the mrps22 gene encoding 28S ribosomal protein S22, mitochondrial, with product MAAYSATRCLLRCYSRIRTVHQNSQMLAVCTRRMLCSTENGTRDGRKPKFQDEDVQEILTRITGMDLHKIFKPVKQELKPPTYKLMTDEQLQEATQKAAEEARKRLKMPPVLPERQPINDILSEDKILEGMDTAKYVFTDITFNIPHRERFIVVREPTGILRKASWEERDRILQIYFPRPGRRLTPPPVFNEENLKVVYQQDRHEDILDLCLVQFEPDSLEYIKVHQITYEDIEKQGKYDLLRSTRHFGGMVWHLVNSRRIDGLVIDMLQRELVQDAASLVSLFHMVHPQSKSATEAREQEATGVDLIKIYAERESQRAGYIELALQTYQQTPLESSG from the exons ATGGCTGCCTACAGTGCAACGCGGTGCTTGTTACGATGCTACTCTCGGATTAGAACCGTCCATCAAAACTCACAGATGTTGGCTGTGTGCACAAGAAGAATGTTATGCAGCACGGAAAATG GCACGCGGGATGGAAGAAAACCGAAGTTCCAAGATGAAGATGTGCAGGAGATTCTTACTAGAATCACAGGCATGGATTTGCACAAGATATTTAAACCCGTTAAACAGGAACTAAAACCTCCGACATATAAACTTATGACAGATGAGCAACTTCAGGAG GCTACTCAGAAAGCCGCGGAGGAGGCGAGAAAGCGGCTGAAGATGCCCCCAGTCCTGCCAGAACGGCAACCTATCAATGACATTCTATCAGAAGACAAGATCCTGGAAGGCATGGATACAGCCAAATACGTCTTTACTGACATCACCTTTAACATACCGCACAGA GAGCGCTTCATTGTGGTCAGAGAGCCTACTGGTATCCTGcgcaaagcatcatgggaagAGAGGGACAGGATCCTGCAAATCTACTTCCCCAGACCAGGAAGGAgactcacccctccccctgtcttTAATGAGGAGAACCTCAAG GTTGTGTATCAGCAGGACAGACACGAAGACATCCTGGATTTGTGTCTCGTTCAATTTGAACCTGACTCCTTGGAGTACATTAAG GTGCACCAGATAACTTATGAGGATATTGAAAAGCAAGGCAAGTACGACCTGCTGCGTTCCACTCGCCACTTTGGAGGAATGGTGTGGCACTTGGTCAATTCGAGAAGGATTGATGGCCTGGTGATTGACATGCTGCAGAGAGAACT GGTGCAAGATGCAGCAAGTCTGGTTAGCCTGTTCCACATGGTTCATCCTCAGAGCAAGTCGGCTACAGAGGCCCGTGAGCAGGAAGCCACAGGAGTGGATCTGATCAAG ATTTACGCCGAGAGGGAGTCCCAGCGCGCTGGATACATCGAGCTGGCTTTGCAGACCTATCAGCAGACCCCGCTGGAGAGCTCCGGTTGA